One stretch of Coriobacteriia bacterium DNA includes these proteins:
- a CDS encoding multidrug DMT transporter permease: MGWVSAALLAALFAGVTSILAKCGVRETDSDIATGIRTAVVLVFAWVVVFLTGAQGGITRIAPLSWTFLIASGLATGASWICYFKALSLGDVNKVVPVDKSSTILAALFAIVLFGETSNLAVKLGSIVAIGAGTYLMIERKATQNDDEAQHGSTGGDGWLWYAIGAAVFAALTSILAKVGIEGVDSNLATAIRTCVVLVMAWGIVAARGKLRAVRDVRPGEALFLVASGIATGASWLFFYYAIQTGQVSIVVQIDKLSIVVSIAFAWLFLHERLSWRAGVGLALIVCGTALMTAWP, from the coding sequence ATGGGCTGGGTTAGCGCGGCGCTGCTCGCGGCGCTTTTCGCGGGCGTAACGTCGATTCTCGCCAAATGCGGCGTGCGAGAGACCGATTCCGACATCGCTACGGGCATTCGAACCGCGGTCGTGCTCGTCTTTGCCTGGGTCGTGGTCTTTCTCACCGGCGCGCAAGGCGGGATAACCCGCATCGCTCCCCTCTCGTGGACGTTTCTCATCGCCTCGGGACTCGCGACCGGCGCATCGTGGATCTGCTACTTCAAGGCGCTTTCGCTCGGTGACGTCAACAAGGTCGTGCCCGTAGACAAGTCGAGCACGATCCTGGCCGCGCTCTTCGCGATCGTCCTGTTCGGCGAAACGAGCAACCTCGCGGTCAAGCTCGGCTCCATCGTCGCGATCGGCGCGGGCACCTACCTCATGATCGAGAGGAAAGCGACGCAGAACGACGACGAAGCGCAGCACGGCAGCACAGGCGGAGATGGATGGCTATGGTACGCCATCGGGGCCGCGGTGTTCGCGGCACTCACCTCGATCCTCGCGAAGGTCGGCATCGAGGGCGTCGACTCGAACCTGGCAACCGCGATTCGCACCTGCGTAGTGCTGGTGATGGCGTGGGGCATCGTCGCCGCACGCGGAAAGCTGCGGGCCGTGCGCGACGTGCGGCCCGGCGAGGCGCTGTTCCTGGTGGCCTCAGGCATCGCGACCGGTGCGTCGTGGCTGTTCTTCTACTACGCCATACAAACCGGCCAGGTGAGCATCGTCGTGCAGATCGACAAACTCTCGATCGTCGTGTCGATCGCATTTGCCTGGCTGTTCCTGCACGAGCGGCTGTCGTGGCGAGCGGGCGTGGGGCTCGCGCTCATCGTCTGCGGAACGGCGCTCATGACGGCGTGGCCATAG
- a CDS encoding GNAT family N-acetyltransferase codes for MEIREYRQDDLAEMVDIWNEVVRDGVAFPQEEELDLASDSAFFASQTYCGVAEEDGHVIGLYTLHPNNVGRCGHIANASYAVGSAARGKGAGRLLVEDSLAQGKAHGFRVLQFNAVVATNAGARHLYEKLGFVQLGTIPGGFRMPDGTYADICPYYHEL; via the coding sequence ATGGAGATCAGGGAATACCGGCAGGATGACCTTGCCGAGATGGTGGACATCTGGAACGAGGTCGTGAGAGACGGGGTCGCGTTTCCCCAGGAAGAGGAGCTGGATCTTGCGAGCGATAGCGCGTTCTTCGCATCGCAGACGTACTGCGGCGTCGCCGAGGAAGACGGGCACGTCATCGGGCTCTACACCCTGCATCCCAACAACGTCGGGCGCTGCGGGCACATCGCCAACGCCAGCTACGCGGTCGGATCGGCCGCACGCGGCAAGGGCGCGGGCCGCTTGCTCGTCGAGGATTCGCTGGCCCAGGGCAAGGCGCACGGCTTTCGCGTGCTGCAGTTCAACGCCGTCGTTGCGACCAACGCCGGCGCACGTCACCTCTACGAGAAGCTCGGCTTCGTACAGCTCGGCACCATACCGGGCGGCTTTAGGATGCCCGATGGCACGTATGCCGACATTTGCCCGTACTATCACGAGCTGTAG
- a CDS encoding MFS transporter, giving the protein MGHGHKNDHGRKVGQEHDGAAAFSKESRGQSRGYALIAVVYLLGLIMGALDMSIVNPARTVIQNTMSVNDALGVWVITIYTLAYAASIPIMGKLADRHGRKSVYLLCILLFGGGSLLCGLARFTNSFELLLAARVIQAIGGGGIMPVATAEFGTAFPEEKRGMALGMVGMVYGVSSILGPSVGSGILEIFGQTEWQYVFFINVPICLIVLVLGAAKLPQSKGENVKPIDGLGTFLLTGMTLSIMYGLKNIDFFNLAQSVASTDVWPFLLIFLVLLPLFVLREKKAADPILNPSYFTNRNIVITLVCSIISGIVMMGTIFFPQFCENAMMMKSGSGGYFIAILGIGTAIGSMGSGRLIDKHGVKPILGAGFVGAAVGSLFMAFVACEYPNLLTVCLSMFLSGAGLGFTMGTPLNYMMLNNTDDAESNSALATMSLVRSIGTAVAPAIMVAFIVHASVGMQDNLMDALPKQVSVSPLPYAAQIDQKLDDMRADEETAEMLEGLDIPRLSDYQTIEVNMDSEGSDFDVEINDELLEKMENSDVTTIVGVCKEMTSDIFAQVKPKLISQAAEGMETGLVTMNEKAQEMQQAYDSLAETIAQLEETDAAIPGLFDEAEANYLTSIDDNAEQIQQVYQQTLNGGFRGMAIFVAIVALIGLLVLVPYKDNRPGQKNEVIEV; this is encoded by the coding sequence ATGGGTCACGGCCATAAGAATGACCACGGACGCAAGGTGGGCCAGGAGCATGACGGCGCCGCGGCGTTCTCAAAGGAGTCGCGCGGACAGAGCAGGGGGTATGCGCTAATCGCCGTCGTGTACCTGCTGGGCCTGATCATGGGTGCCCTGGACATGAGCATCGTCAATCCGGCGCGTACCGTCATCCAGAACACCATGAGCGTCAACGACGCGCTGGGTGTCTGGGTCATCACCATCTACACGCTCGCGTACGCGGCATCCATCCCGATCATGGGCAAGCTGGCCGATCGCCACGGCCGCAAGAGCGTCTACCTGCTGTGCATTCTCCTGTTTGGCGGCGGGTCGCTGCTGTGCGGTCTGGCGCGTTTTACCAATAGCTTCGAGTTGCTACTCGCCGCGCGCGTCATCCAGGCCATCGGCGGCGGTGGCATCATGCCGGTCGCCACGGCCGAGTTCGGCACCGCCTTTCCCGAAGAAAAGCGCGGCATGGCCCTCGGTATGGTCGGCATGGTGTACGGGGTCTCGAGCATCCTGGGCCCCTCCGTCGGCAGCGGCATCCTCGAGATATTCGGCCAGACCGAGTGGCAGTACGTCTTCTTCATCAACGTACCCATCTGCCTGATCGTCCTGGTCCTGGGTGCCGCGAAGCTCCCGCAAAGCAAGGGGGAGAACGTCAAGCCCATCGACGGTCTGGGCACCTTCTTGCTGACGGGCATGACGCTCAGCATCATGTACGGTCTGAAGAACATCGACTTCTTCAACCTGGCGCAATCCGTCGCCAGCACCGACGTGTGGCCCTTCCTCCTGATCTTCCTGGTGCTGCTCCCACTGTTCGTGCTGCGCGAGAAGAAGGCCGCCGATCCCATACTCAACCCGAGCTACTTCACCAACCGCAACATCGTCATCACGCTTGTCTGCTCCATCATCAGCGGCATCGTCATGATGGGTACCATCTTCTTCCCGCAGTTCTGCGAGAACGCCATGATGATGAAGTCCGGCTCGGGCGGGTACTTCATCGCCATCCTGGGCATCGGCACGGCGATTGGCTCCATGGGTTCCGGTCGCCTGATCGACAAGCACGGCGTCAAGCCCATTTTAGGTGCCGGCTTCGTGGGCGCGGCCGTGGGCTCGCTGTTCATGGCCTTCGTGGCCTGCGAGTACCCCAACTTGCTCACCGTGTGTCTGAGCATGTTTTTGAGCGGTGCCGGCCTGGGCTTCACCATGGGCACGCCGCTCAACTACATGATGCTCAACAACACCGATGACGCGGAGTCCAATTCCGCTCTGGCTACTATGTCGCTGGTCCGCTCCATCGGCACGGCCGTGGCGCCCGCGATTATGGTCGCCTTCATCGTACACGCTAGCGTCGGCATGCAGGACAACCTGATGGATGCGTTGCCCAAGCAGGTTTCCGTCTCGCCGCTGCCCTATGCCGCGCAGATTGACCAGAAGCTCGATGACATGCGTGCCGACGAGGAGACCGCCGAGATGCTTGAGGGCCTCGACATCCCCAGGCTGAGCGATTACCAGACAATCGAGGTGAACATGGATTCCGAGGGCAGCGACTTCGATGTCGAGATCAACGACGAGTTGCTGGAGAAGATGGAGAACTCCGACGTGACCACCATCGTCGGCGTGTGCAAGGAGATGACCTCCGACATCTTCGCCCAGGTCAAGCCAAAGCTGATCTCCCAAGCCGCCGAGGGCATGGAGACCGGTCTCGTCACCATGAACGAGAAGGCCCAGGAGATGCAGCAGGCCTATGATTCCCTGGCCGAGACGATTGCCCAGCTCGAGGAGACGGACGCCGCCATACCCGGTCTGTTCGACGAGGCCGAGGCTAACTATCTGACATCCATCGACGACAACGCCGAACAGATCCAGCAGGTCTACCAGCAGACCCTCAACGGGGGATTCCGCGGCATGGCAATCTTCGTGGCCATCGTGGCCCTGATCGGCTTGCTGGTGCTCGTTCCCTACAAGGACAACAGGCCGGGTCAGAAGAATGAGGTAATCGAGGTCTAG
- a CDS encoding molybdopterin oxidoreductase, giving the protein MADSSITGRGLSRRDFLKVSGVTAGALGLACAGGMTTTKGWLSQAEAAPEEHVARTYHQSHCGGMCSLACTVRDGRMVKVQPNGVGNPDFQTICLKGISEVAHIYGKGRVQTPLKRVGERGSGQFEPISWDQALDEVSDLIKKTQDAHGRDSVMVVATAEADFGFLAPMLGAQTGGFDGIDVGIGNGLDPAMGFGSGYAMCAPEARDWTRSKLVLTVGSNYCESSLPNCFTFFDAKEAGAHMVTVDPHYSTTASKSDEWIPIEPGTDAALFLGMISHIIDNDLTDTDFMRRHTSMPFLVDAETGMIIRDHAVRSDAEEPETGQQNPYYVINPATGAAVPYASCPNPSLSGSAVVRGRRAVTVWDLLLQTQKPYTVNWAAEITGIDADRIEALAEEYAKGPSSLALGWGGNDKMTNADIAGHAAAVLVAVTGNVGKPGTGVGVYVGQEYNSYAPELGAWEMPADWAAADSEVNIYDMPFKENNCHAAIFCGDIVAQHMANMNETCEWAKTLDFIVTMDPYFTEGAKWSDYILPCTSRFEYDEPYGNVKTGYSQIVIQEKVIDPLFEARTDLWIQRELAKRLGLEAGIPASSVDRCNAILSTSEESWVSQLTVEKIAEEGAVWPVPGREEIREVVSDGVFPTPSGRMELYYDNMVPFDQQLPRWEACTEIANEDLRKTFPLQLTNTRTRFRIHNQFYDSDWLQLMYEPLVMLNPTDMESRGLKTGDVARVFNDRGSFEVHVASNNAIRPGSVRIYEAATADYTVEGNLQSVTNNTMIERGYDLMCGPVIPFSDTLVEIERA; this is encoded by the coding sequence ATGGCTGATTCTTCGATAACTGGCAGGGGATTGAGCCGTCGAGACTTCCTGAAAGTCTCGGGTGTGACGGCAGGGGCCCTGGGCCTTGCCTGCGCTGGTGGCATGACGACGACGAAGGGCTGGTTGTCACAGGCCGAGGCAGCTCCCGAGGAGCACGTGGCACGTACCTATCACCAAAGCCACTGCGGTGGCATGTGCTCGCTTGCCTGCACGGTGCGCGATGGTCGCATGGTGAAGGTCCAGCCCAACGGCGTGGGAAATCCAGATTTCCAGACAATCTGTCTAAAGGGAATCTCGGAAGTCGCCCACATCTACGGAAAGGGGCGCGTACAGACCCCGCTCAAGCGCGTCGGCGAGCGTGGTTCGGGACAGTTCGAGCCCATTAGCTGGGATCAGGCGCTTGACGAGGTCAGTGACCTCATCAAGAAGACCCAGGATGCACACGGCCGCGATTCCGTCATGGTCGTCGCCACCGCCGAGGCCGACTTTGGCTTCCTGGCTCCCATGCTGGGTGCCCAGACCGGTGGCTTTGACGGCATCGACGTCGGCATTGGCAATGGCCTCGATCCCGCGATGGGGTTTGGCTCCGGGTATGCCATGTGCGCTCCCGAGGCACGTGACTGGACGCGTTCCAAGCTCGTCTTGACGGTGGGCTCGAATTACTGCGAGTCCAGTCTGCCCAACTGCTTCACCTTCTTCGATGCAAAGGAGGCCGGCGCCCATATGGTGACGGTCGACCCGCACTATTCCACCACGGCGTCGAAGTCCGACGAGTGGATTCCCATCGAGCCCGGTACTGATGCGGCGCTGTTTCTGGGCATGATCTCCCACATCATCGACAATGACCTGACGGATACCGACTTCATGCGCCGCCATACGAGCATGCCGTTCCTGGTCGATGCCGAGACGGGCATGATCATCCGCGACCATGCCGTGCGCTCCGATGCGGAGGAGCCCGAGACGGGCCAGCAGAATCCCTACTACGTTATCAACCCGGCGACGGGGGCGGCGGTTCCGTACGCGAGCTGCCCGAATCCCTCCCTCTCCGGTTCGGCTGTGGTTCGCGGTCGCAGGGCGGTTACGGTATGGGACCTGCTCTTGCAAACCCAGAAGCCCTACACGGTCAATTGGGCGGCCGAAATTACCGGCATCGATGCCGACCGCATAGAGGCTCTTGCGGAAGAGTACGCAAAGGGACCCTCCTCGCTCGCACTCGGCTGGGGCGGCAACGACAAGATGACCAACGCCGACATCGCCGGCCATGCGGCTGCGGTGCTCGTGGCTGTCACCGGCAACGTGGGCAAGCCCGGAACGGGCGTGGGCGTTTACGTCGGCCAGGAATACAACAGCTATGCGCCAGAGCTTGGTGCATGGGAGATGCCTGCGGACTGGGCGGCCGCCGACTCCGAGGTGAACATCTACGACATGCCCTTCAAGGAGAACAACTGCCATGCGGCCATCTTCTGCGGTGACATCGTCGCGCAGCACATGGCGAACATGAACGAGACGTGCGAGTGGGCAAAGACGCTCGACTTCATCGTGACCATGGACCCGTACTTCACCGAAGGCGCCAAGTGGTCCGATTACATTCTTCCGTGCACCTCGCGCTTCGAGTATGACGAGCCCTATGGAAACGTGAAAACCGGATACAGCCAGATCGTCATCCAGGAAAAGGTCATCGACCCGCTGTTCGAGGCACGCACCGACCTGTGGATCCAGCGCGAGCTCGCAAAGCGCCTGGGTCTCGAGGCTGGCATTCCCGCCAGTTCGGTCGATCGCTGCAATGCGATCCTGTCCACGTCGGAAGAGTCGTGGGTTTCCCAGTTGACGGTCGAGAAGATAGCGGAGGAGGGCGCGGTCTGGCCCGTTCCCGGCCGCGAGGAGATTCGCGAGGTCGTCTCCGACGGCGTGTTCCCCACGCCTTCCGGGCGTATGGAGCTCTACTACGACAACATGGTGCCCTTCGACCAGCAGCTACCCCGCTGGGAGGCGTGCACCGAGATCGCCAACGAGGACTTGCGCAAGACCTTCCCCTTGCAGCTGACCAACACGCGCACGCGTTTCCGCATCCACAACCAGTTCTACGATTCCGATTGGCTGCAGCTCATGTACGAGCCGCTCGTCATGTTGAATCCGACTGACATGGAAAGCCGCGGACTCAAGACGGGCGATGTGGCGCGCGTGTTCAACGACAGGGGCAGCTTCGAGGTCCATGTTGCCTCGAACAACGCCATCCGTCCCGGCTCGGTTCGCATATACGAGGCCGCCACGGCGGACTACACCGTCGAGGGCAATCTTCAGAGCGTGACGAACAACACCATGATCGAGCGTGGCTACGACCTGATGTGCGGTCCGGTCATTCCCTTCTCGGACACGCTCGTCGAAATCGAGAGAGCATAG
- a CDS encoding 4Fe-4S ferredoxin, with protein sequence MTRLAIAINLSRCVGCHTCALSCKMQNNVPEGMLWNRVLTENCDVVDGAEGTYPNVTRTFLPVACQHCQNAACQRVCPTGATYKDDKGRVEIDYDKCIGCRMCMAACPYNARNFNWQVPTRVTGANYGDAEVPVRPKGVAEKCTLCKERTDRGEKPMCVVCCPAHARIYGDLDDPNSEISQTIRDRKAWVLLEEQGTRPSVHYFD encoded by the coding sequence ATGACAAGATTAGCCATCGCCATCAACCTCAGCCGCTGCGTCGGCTGCCATACGTGCGCGTTGTCGTGCAAGATGCAGAACAACGTTCCCGAGGGCATGCTGTGGAACAGGGTGCTCACCGAGAACTGCGATGTCGTGGACGGTGCCGAGGGAACGTACCCCAACGTCACGAGGACGTTCCTTCCCGTCGCCTGCCAGCATTGCCAGAACGCGGCCTGCCAACGCGTCTGCCCCACGGGCGCGACCTACAAGGACGATAAGGGCCGCGTCGAGATCGATTACGACAAGTGCATCGGCTGCCGCATGTGCATGGCGGCGTGTCCCTATAACGCGCGCAACTTCAACTGGCAGGTCCCCACGCGTGTGACCGGCGCAAATTACGGAGATGCCGAGGTTCCCGTGCGTCCCAAGGGCGTGGCCGAAAAGTGCACGCTCTGCAAGGAGCGCACCGATCGGGGCGAGAAGCCGATGTGCGTCGTCTGCTGCCCGGCCCATGCGCGCATCTACGGTGACCTCGATGATCCGAACAGCGAGATTTCCCAGACCATTCGCGACCGAAAGGCCTGGGTGCTGCTCGAGGAGCAGGGCACACGTCCGTCCGTCCACTACTTCGATTAG
- a CDS encoding oxidoreductase — protein MELLKRYKPLTVVLAAFVAVGVGCWIYQLIMGLTVTGMNNGTSWGLYITCFMFFVGLSAGGLIVASSASVFHIVKFKAVALPAIILSTVCICAAGMLVLVDLGGIQRVWRILTGPNPTSPLVWDICVITCYLIINILYLVFMTKKNQRAVSIVSRFALPCAILVHSVTAWIFGLEMAKEGWYSAILAPIFVASAMDSGLALLLLVLGALKKMGVYETSRDLFSSLAGLLCTCVAVDAFFIFCELLTMMYPGSHGAVVILTELTQGATAPFFWFEIICGLVIPFCILVFAKNRQNKRMVNIACVLIVVGVFCKRIWLLFTAFITPNVMGAPGIISGSSVAAHATGTSSFAVLSSYAPTAIEILVVCGVVSLVVLGFMVLVGELVVKRGGEE, from the coding sequence ATGGAACTTCTCAAACGATACAAGCCCTTGACGGTCGTGCTGGCCGCCTTCGTGGCGGTGGGCGTGGGCTGCTGGATCTACCAGCTGATAATGGGCCTCACTGTGACCGGCATGAACAACGGCACTTCCTGGGGTCTCTACATCACTTGCTTCATGTTCTTCGTGGGCCTTTCGGCAGGTGGACTCATCGTCGCCTCCTCGGCTTCGGTCTTCCACATCGTCAAGTTCAAGGCAGTCGCCCTGCCCGCCATCATCTTGTCGACGGTGTGCATATGCGCCGCCGGCATGCTCGTGCTGGTCGACCTTGGCGGTATCCAGCGCGTCTGGCGCATCCTCACCGGGCCGAATCCGACCTCGCCGCTGGTCTGGGATATCTGCGTCATCACGTGCTATCTGATCATCAACATCCTCTACCTGGTGTTCATGACCAAGAAGAACCAGAGGGCGGTCTCCATTGTGTCCCGCTTCGCGCTTCCGTGTGCCATCCTGGTCCATTCGGTGACCGCATGGATTTTCGGCCTCGAGATGGCGAAGGAAGGCTGGTATTCCGCCATCCTCGCCCCCATATTCGTTGCCTCGGCAATGGATTCCGGCCTCGCGCTGCTGCTGCTGGTCTTGGGCGCCCTGAAGAAGATGGGCGTGTACGAGACGTCGCGTGACCTGTTCTCCTCCCTTGCCGGCCTGCTCTGCACGTGCGTGGCCGTGGACGCGTTCTTCATCTTCTGCGAGCTGCTCACCATGATGTATCCGGGTTCCCATGGGGCCGTCGTCATCTTGACGGAGCTCACGCAGGGGGCGACCGCGCCGTTCTTCTGGTTCGAGATAATCTGCGGCCTGGTCATTCCCTTCTGCATCCTGGTGTTCGCCAAGAACCGCCAGAACAAGAGGATGGTCAACATCGCCTGCGTGCTCATCGTCGTCGGCGTCTTCTGCAAGCGCATCTGGCTGCTGTTCACGGCCTTCATCACGCCCAACGTCATGGGCGCCCCGGGCATCATTTCCGGCTCGAGCGTGGCGGCTCATGCGACCGGCACGAGCTCGTTCGCGGTTCTGAGCTCCTATGCACCCACTGCCATCGAGATACTGGTGGTATGTGGTGTCGTCTCGCTGGTGGTATTGGGATTCATGGTTCTCGTCGGCGAGCTCGTCGTCAAGCGCGGGGGCGAGGAGTAG
- a CDS encoding molecular chaperone TorD, giving the protein MHPLPSRYWWYVVSSRWWYWDSWFSSASSSSSAGARSRIMAHANVICDELAEAFAFVGNSFLKPMSQASDAGLDRAFWAAFPDFGDEGVATVLERCFQWAAKGESVSRDERVRDVSVEYARLFIGPPEPAVAPWETFYEREDVVSGFGEPTFRMRERLRQLGLVVSNENNQYEDHIGIELLCCSEYVRRAVEDPACTREASAFATDVLAPWVGRFAMQLEESSASYYRLMAELAMSLIALLAPSE; this is encoded by the coding sequence ATGCACCCACTGCCATCGAGATACTGGTGGTATGTGGTGTCGTCTCGCTGGTGGTATTGGGATTCATGGTTCTCGTCGGCGAGCTCGTCGTCAAGCGCGGGGGCGAGGAGTAGGATCATGGCGCATGCGAACGTCATCTGCGACGAGCTTGCCGAGGCATTCGCGTTCGTCGGCAACTCATTCCTGAAGCCGATGAGCCAGGCATCCGATGCGGGCCTTGACCGCGCGTTCTGGGCCGCGTTTCCCGATTTCGGGGACGAGGGCGTCGCGACGGTGCTGGAGCGTTGCTTCCAGTGGGCCGCCAAAGGCGAGTCCGTCTCGCGCGATGAGCGGGTCAGGGACGTTTCCGTCGAGTACGCGCGTCTCTTCATCGGGCCGCCGGAGCCCGCCGTGGCGCCTTGGGAGACGTTCTACGAACGAGAGGACGTCGTCTCGGGGTTTGGCGAGCCGACCTTCCGCATGCGCGAACGTCTCCGCCAGCTTGGCCTCGTGGTGAGTAACGAGAACAACCAGTACGAGGATCATATCGGAATAGAGCTCCTCTGCTGCAGCGAGTACGTTCGCCGTGCCGTGGAAGATCCGGCTTGCACACGGGAGGCGAGCGCGTTTGCCACAGACGTTCTCGCTCCCTGGGTCGGTCGGTTCGCCATGCAACTGGAGGAGTCCTCCGCGAGCTATTACCGCTTGATGGCCGAGCTGGCGATGTCCCTCATCGCGCTTCTCGCCCCTTCGGAATGA